TTTTATACTGGCAGACATGTGGTGACCTATCTGCGTGAAAAAATGTTGGATACCTTTAGTTATGATCGTTCCCGTGAATTAAGAGAAGCTTTACTCCAAAAGGTTTTCCGTTTAGGACCGACTGTAGTTCAAAAAAATGGTACGGGAAATATGATCACTATGGGGCTTGAAGGAATCAGTCAGGCAGAAAATTATTTACATTTGATCCTGATGAAAATTATGAACATGATGATTATTCCGTGGATCATTTTGATTTTTGTTTTTACCTTAGATGTTCGTTCAGGGGTTGTTCTATTAGTTGTTTTTCCAATGATCATTATTTTTATGATCATTCTGGGTTATGCAGCTCAAAGTAAAGCAGATAAACAATACAAAGCTTTTCAGATTTTATCTAATCACTTCATTGATTCGTTGCGAGGTCTAGATACGTTGAAACTGTTTGGCTTGAGCAAAAAGTATGCAGGCAGTATTTATAATACGAGTGAACGGTTTAGAGAAGCAACGATGAGTACCTTGAAAATTGCGATTTTATCAACATTTGCTTTGGATTTTTTTACAACATTATCAGTCGCAGTTGTAGCAGTATTTCTAGGGTTAAGTTTGTTGGAAGGGGGGATTTTACTTTTCCCAGCCTTGACGACCTTGATCTTAGCACCAGAATTCTTTTTGCCTGTTCGTGATTTTGCTAGTGATTATCATGCAACATTAGATGGAAAAAATTCATTTCAGGCAATTCAAGCTGTGTTAGATTTACCAGAAATGACTGAAACGGATCGGCTTTCTTTAAGCGATTGGACAGCTTTGAGTGAATTAGCTGTTGAACAGTTGACCTTTCAATATGAAGAAGCTACCCAACCAGCGTTAAAAGGGTTAGACTTTGCTGCAAAAGGGTATCAAAAAATTGGGATCATTGGGGCCAGCGGTTCTGGAAAATCAACACTGATTAATGTATTGAGTGGTTTTTTAGAGCCAGATGCTGAAATAACAACAATTGAAGTTGATGGACAAAAGCTTCCGCACTTTTTACAAAAAGAGTGGCAGAAGCAAGTTCTGTATATTCCTCAATCACCCTATATTTTCCAGGATACATTAGCGAATAATGTTCGTTTTTATACACCAGAAGCGACGGATGAAGATGTCTTAGCTGCAGTTCAGCTAGTAGGGTTAGAAAACCTTGTAACGGAGCTTATAGAGGGTTTAAACACGGTGATCGGTGAAAGTGGGCGAATGTTAAGCGGTGGTCAAGCTCAGCGTGTAGCGCTTGCTAGAGCCTTTTTAGATCAGACACGTCGCGTTCTATTATTTGATGAACCAACTGCTCACTTAGATATTGAAACTGAAGTAGAATTAAAAACAAAAATGTTACCATTGATGAATGATCATCTTGTCTTTTTTGCCACTCATCGATTACATTGGATGGCGGAAATGGATTATATTTTGGTCATGGATAAAGGTCAAATCGTTGAAGCAGGAACATTAGCTGAATTGACAGAGAAAAATGGTTATTACGTGAAACTAGTCAATCAAATGAGGGGGACAGAATAATGGAAAATACCCCAACAAATAAAGAATTATATGAAAAAGATCAATGGGTCAAACCGTTTTTGAAAAAGTATAAAGGGTTATTATACTTAGCGTTGATTTTAGGTTTTTTAACTTTTTTTAGTGCCGGCGCTTTGATGTTCAATTCAGGTTATTTAATTAGCCGAGCAGCATCATTGCCAGAGAATATTTTGATGATTTATATTCCTATTGTATTGACACGTGCTTTTGGGATCAGTCGTCCAGTTTTTCGTTATATTGAGCGTTTAGTTAGTCATAACTGGGTCTTGAAAATGACTTCTGACTTGCGTTTGAAGCTTTATATGGTCTTAGAAAAAGATGCGATTTTCTTTAAATCAAAATATCAAACTGGAGATATTTTAGGGTTGTTATCAGAAGATATCAATCATCTACAGAATTTATATTTACGCACGATTTTCCCAACCGTAATTGCTTGGTTGTTATATATTTTTATTATTATTGGACTTGGTTTGTTTTCATGGTGGTTTGGCTTATGCATGCTGTTGATGTTAGGCGTTGTTATTTTTCTACTACCTTTAATCTCAGTTTTAGTCAATGGTGCCAGACAAGAGAGGCAAAAAGTCTCTAAAAATGAATTATACAAGACATTGACAGATAATATTTTGGGTGTTTCTGATTGGGTATTTAGCCAACGTGGTCAGGAATTTGTCCATTCATATGAACAGCAAGAAGCAAAACTACGTCAGTTGGATGAACAAATCAAACGCTTTAATCGTTTTCGTGATTTCCTATTACAAGTGGCCTTTGGTGTGATTACTATTGCCATTTTAGCTTGGACTAGTGTTCGTTTTCCAGGAAATCACGGTGGTGCGGCAAACTGGATCGCCGCTTTTACGTTGACGGTTTTCCCGTTGATCGATGCTTTTGCACCGCTACCTGATGCAGCGCAAGAAACAAATATTTATAAAGATTCCATCAAACGATTGAATGATTTACCAGAACCAGAAGAAGCAGTATCACGACCTAAAGAAGTAACGATCGATAATACAGAAATCAAGATCAGTGACCTATCTTTTGCTTATGAAGGAACATCTAAACAAGTTTTAAAAGACTTAAATCTGACAATCCATTCAAAAGAGAAATTAGCAATTTTGGGGCGTAGTGGTTCTGGGAAAAGTACATTAGCAACGTTGATTCGTGGAGATTTACAGCCAAATAAAGGGACGATCACATTAGGTGGAATGTCAACTAGTGAATTTGGCGATCAAATCACAAAATCAATCGGAGTGATTCATCAAGCGCCTTATCTCTTTAGGACAACGATTCTAAATAATGTCCGAATCGGGCGAGAAGAAGCTTCTGAGGAAGAGGTTTGGCAAGTGTTAGAGCAGGTTGGGCTAAAGGAAATGATCCAAGGGCTGCCTGAAGGTTTATTGACAATGGTTGATGAAGCTGGATTACGTTTTTCTGGTGGTGAACGTCATCGTTTAGCTTTAGCACGTATTTTACTTCAAGATACACCTATTGTATTGTTAGATGAACCAACCACTGGATTAGATCCAATTACAGAACAACAATTATTGGATACATTTTTTGAGACACTAGAAGATAAAACGATTATCTGGATCACCCATCACCTACAAGGAGTCCACATGATGGATCGAGTGATTTTCATTGAAGATGGTCAATTAGAAATGAGCGGTTCTCCGCAAGAGTTATTGGCTACCAATCAACATTATCAACAGTTGTATGCAATTGATCGCGGAATGAATCAACGATGAGTATATAAAACATCTGAGGCAAAACTCTAAGAGCTTTGCCTCAACTGTTTTAAAAATGACTATCATGTTAAAATGACCGTTGTAGCAATAATTCAGTCAATAAAGTCAGCTGTTCTTTCCCTAAACAATCAGGCAGTTTTTGGATATCAGTCAACGCTTTTTCTGTCACACGTTTGGCAAATGCTTTGGCTTCGTTCACACCGTCTAGTTCATGAACTAGTTGTGCTGTTTCGATTGCTTGTTCTGCTGTGATATCTGCACCTTTTTCTAGATAATAAGCAAAGCGTTCGGGTGCTTTTCTCATGGCAAAGATCAAAGGTAACGTATAGACACCTTGCGCTAAATCTTCTAAAACGGGCTTTTTCAAGGTTTTTTCATCAGCGGTGTAATCTAAGATATCATCGTAAACTTGAAAAGCAATCCCGATATGACGACCGATACGGGCTGCTAACCGTTGAACTTCTGCTGACGCAACACCAAAGTGAGCACCTTCTAAACAGCTTAGTGAAAACAACTCAGCTGTTTTCCCATTGACGCTGCGCAAATAATCAAAGACGGTCATGTTCTGTTTATAACGGGTATGCATTTGATCTAATTCACCCAAAAGCAGCCGTTTCATAGCAGAAGCATTTGTATGTAAGAAATCAGAACCGTTCATTGTTTCAGCAAGTAACTCAAAGAATTCTGTAAATAATAAATCGCCTGTATAAACAGCGATATCTTTGCCATAGCGAGCTTGAATCGTGATGGCTCCTCGGCGTAGTGGTGAATCATCGATAATATCATCGTGAACAAGGGTTGCCATATGCAGGATTTCAATGGAAGCAGCGATTTTGATCAATTGTTGCTGATCTTGTTTTTGTTCATCACCGATTTGAGCAAATAGAAAAAAGAACGCTGGGCGTAATAATTTTCCACCTGAATAGGTTAATTCGATCAAAGCTGTTTCGATTTCTTTGTTTCTTATTTTAACTTGGCGTCTGATCAGTTCGCACGTTTCATTCAATTGTTGTTGGATAATCGGAAATTCTTTCCAAAAGTCATTCATAACACAATAGTCCTTTCAGTAATTCAATACTATTGATTGTATACGATGTAGGTCGAGAAACACAAGTAAATTATTCCGTGAGCATAAAACTAAATATTGTAAGGAGAGAAGAGTATAATTTGAATAGAGAAGTATTTTTTGAATTAGTTGAGCTAAAAGCAAAGACAGCCAGTGTTTTACCCTTTCTTTTAGGCATTTGTTTCAGTTGGTATCATTATGGAAGTGTCCATTTAGGTTTTGTTCTTATTTATTTTATTGCGATGTTCATTTTCAATATGGCTGTTGATATATTAGATAACTATAATGACTACCATCATGCTAAAGAAGGGCATGATTATAAAGATAAAACGAATATTATCGGACGTGAGCATTTATCGTTGTCGATGATTCGTCGCTGGATCATTTGGATGGTGGCGATCTCCGCGTTGATCGGAATCGGTCTTTCACTGTTTGTCGGTTGGCCTCTGTTATGGATGGGGCTGTATTGTTATTTGATCGGGATCTTCTATTCTTCTGGTCCTAAACCGTTATCTAGTTTGCCTTTGGGAGAAGTTTTCTCGGGCTTTACGATGGGCTTTATGATCATGTTGATTTGCGTTTATATCAATACATTTGATTCTTTTCAATGGACAGCAGAGAATATCGGCAGGATTTTCTTGGTGTCATTGCCTAACACTTGCTTGATTGCTAATTTAATGTTAGCTAACAACATCTGTGATCTAGAAGAAGATGAAACAAATCAGCGTTTTACGTTAGTTCATTATTTAGGGAAAAAAACGGCACTCCAGTTGTTTGTCGGATTGATTATGATTGCCTTTATATCGATCATTTTAAGTGTTGTATTGGGTTTAGCACCTATGACCATGTTATTGACGCTGTTGGTCCTACCCTTTATTTGGAAGCAAACGAAGCTATTCTTAAATGAACAAGTCAAAACGAAAACATTTATTTGCGCAGTCAGGATTTTAGCTGTCGGTGCACTTGCACAAGTTGTATTTTTTGC
The DNA window shown above is from Enterococcus sp. 12C11_DIV0727 and carries:
- the cydD gene encoding thiol reductant ABC exporter subunit CydD, yielding MIDKAILKMPKIKNIMILLAGFSFLQAVFIIGQAFYLSKAVVGLWEGGQLSDQLLNILVFFLFYTGRHVVTYLREKMLDTFSYDRSRELREALLQKVFRLGPTVVQKNGTGNMITMGLEGISQAENYLHLILMKIMNMMIIPWIILIFVFTLDVRSGVVLLVVFPMIIIFMIILGYAAQSKADKQYKAFQILSNHFIDSLRGLDTLKLFGLSKKYAGSIYNTSERFREATMSTLKIAILSTFALDFFTTLSVAVVAVFLGLSLLEGGILLFPALTTLILAPEFFLPVRDFASDYHATLDGKNSFQAIQAVLDLPEMTETDRLSLSDWTALSELAVEQLTFQYEEATQPALKGLDFAAKGYQKIGIIGASGSGKSTLINVLSGFLEPDAEITTIEVDGQKLPHFLQKEWQKQVLYIPQSPYIFQDTLANNVRFYTPEATDEDVLAAVQLVGLENLVTELIEGLNTVIGESGRMLSGGQAQRVALARAFLDQTRRVLLFDEPTAHLDIETEVELKTKMLPLMNDHLVFFATHRLHWMAEMDYILVMDKGQIVEAGTLAELTEKNGYYVKLVNQMRGTE
- the cydC gene encoding thiol reductant ABC exporter subunit CydC → MENTPTNKELYEKDQWVKPFLKKYKGLLYLALILGFLTFFSAGALMFNSGYLISRAASLPENILMIYIPIVLTRAFGISRPVFRYIERLVSHNWVLKMTSDLRLKLYMVLEKDAIFFKSKYQTGDILGLLSEDINHLQNLYLRTIFPTVIAWLLYIFIIIGLGLFSWWFGLCMLLMLGVVIFLLPLISVLVNGARQERQKVSKNELYKTLTDNILGVSDWVFSQRGQEFVHSYEQQEAKLRQLDEQIKRFNRFRDFLLQVAFGVITIAILAWTSVRFPGNHGGAANWIAAFTLTVFPLIDAFAPLPDAAQETNIYKDSIKRLNDLPEPEEAVSRPKEVTIDNTEIKISDLSFAYEGTSKQVLKDLNLTIHSKEKLAILGRSGSGKSTLATLIRGDLQPNKGTITLGGMSTSEFGDQITKSIGVIHQAPYLFRTTILNNVRIGREEASEEEVWQVLEQVGLKEMIQGLPEGLLTMVDEAGLRFSGGERHRLALARILLQDTPIVLLDEPTTGLDPITEQQLLDTFFETLEDKTIIWITHHLQGVHMMDRVIFIEDGQLEMSGSPQELLATNQHYQQLYAIDRGMNQR
- a CDS encoding polyprenyl synthetase family protein, with the translated sequence MNDFWKEFPIIQQQLNETCELIRRQVKIRNKEIETALIELTYSGGKLLRPAFFFLFAQIGDEQKQDQQQLIKIAASIEILHMATLVHDDIIDDSPLRRGAITIQARYGKDIAVYTGDLLFTEFFELLAETMNGSDFLHTNASAMKRLLLGELDQMHTRYKQNMTVFDYLRSVNGKTAELFSLSCLEGAHFGVASAEVQRLAARIGRHIGIAFQVYDDILDYTADEKTLKKPVLEDLAQGVYTLPLIFAMRKAPERFAYYLEKGADITAEQAIETAQLVHELDGVNEAKAFAKRVTEKALTDIQKLPDCLGKEQLTLLTELLLQRSF
- a CDS encoding prenyltransferase, producing MNREVFFELVELKAKTASVLPFLLGICFSWYHYGSVHLGFVLIYFIAMFIFNMAVDILDNYNDYHHAKEGHDYKDKTNIIGREHLSLSMIRRWIIWMVAISALIGIGLSLFVGWPLLWMGLYCYLIGIFYSSGPKPLSSLPLGEVFSGFTMGFMIMLICVYINTFDSFQWTAENIGRIFLVSLPNTCLIANLMLANNICDLEEDETNQRFTLVHYLGKKTALQLFVGLIMIAFISIILSVVLGLAPMTMLLTLLVLPFIWKQTKLFLNEQVKTKTFICAVRILAVGALAQVVFFAIGLWLK